Proteins from a genomic interval of Pseudodesulfovibrio nedwellii:
- the yajC gene encoding preprotein translocase subunit YajC produces MFFDSVAYAMAPPTGGGEAGGLGGLLGGPLPMLVLMFAIFYFLLIRPQQKKQKTHKAMLQALSKGDKVWTNGGILGSIVNIDGDNLTIEIATGVNVVIKRGFVADKDGGVPTADKK; encoded by the coding sequence ATGTTCTTCGATTCCGTAGCATATGCCATGGCTCCGCCCACCGGCGGCGGCGAGGCAGGCGGTCTGGGCGGCCTTCTCGGCGGCCCGCTGCCCATGCTGGTCCTCATGTTCGCCATTTTCTACTTTCTGCTCATTCGCCCTCAGCAAAAAAAGCAGAAGACGCACAAGGCCATGCTCCAAGCCCTGAGTAAGGGTGACAAGGTATGGACCAATGGCGGCATCCTCGGCTCCATCGTGAATATCGATGGTGACAATCTCACCATTGAGATTGCAACCGGCGTTAATGTCGTTATTAAGCGCGGATTCGTTGCCGACAAAGACGGCGGCGTACCGACAGCTGACAAAAAGTAG
- the secD gene encoding protein translocase subunit SecD, whose protein sequence is MQSLRWRAVTALVVLVLGLAYMLPSIPGFKESAIGKILPGDSINLGLDLKGGINLTLGVDMDTAMDNNLARLGDDLKAVARDKEIFVLRPNVLNESQIEVVLLKSEQKEAFEKVITDYTQFTIEDTKIMDGGKEEYILSISPQYRSDIEKLTMEQAIKTIRNRIDQFGVAEPDIRKQQDNRIQVQLPGLQDPERAIKIIGQTAHLEFKMVDDTADIAKAKQGILAPGRELSVLLKKLPSGDYAESAIVLKRDAVLTGEYVTDAKVLLDNWNAPYVSITFNARGGSIFTNLTTDNVNKRMAIVLDGKVYSAPVIQERISGGRASITGQFSREEARDLAVVLRAGSLPAPVEILEQRSVGPSLGQESIDNGIMSAFIGMAMVLGFMAIYYGFAGLVADVVLCINIMLIMGGLAAFGATLTLPGIAGIILTIGMAVDANVIIFERIREELRRGLSASQAVAEGYGRATLTILDANVTTVIAAVILYQFGTGPVRGFAVTLTLGIITSMFTAIFVSRILFDLYLKSRSDSAKLSI, encoded by the coding sequence ATGCAAAGTTTGCGTTGGAGAGCCGTAACAGCTCTCGTCGTCCTGGTCCTCGGATTGGCCTACATGCTGCCGTCCATACCGGGCTTCAAGGAGTCAGCAATAGGCAAAATTCTGCCAGGCGACTCCATCAACCTCGGCCTTGACCTCAAAGGTGGTATCAATCTCACTCTCGGAGTGGATATGGATACTGCCATGGACAACAACCTCGCCCGACTCGGCGACGACCTCAAAGCCGTGGCTCGCGACAAAGAAATCTTTGTTCTGCGTCCAAACGTTTTGAATGAATCGCAAATCGAAGTCGTGCTTCTCAAAAGTGAACAGAAAGAGGCATTCGAAAAAGTCATCACTGACTACACACAGTTCACTATTGAAGATACCAAGATCATGGACGGCGGCAAGGAAGAATACATCCTGTCCATATCACCACAATATCGTAGTGATATAGAAAAGCTGACCATGGAACAGGCGATCAAAACCATTCGCAACAGGATTGACCAATTCGGCGTTGCCGAACCGGACATTCGCAAACAACAGGATAACCGCATTCAAGTGCAGTTGCCTGGTTTGCAAGATCCTGAGCGCGCAATCAAAATCATCGGCCAGACTGCTCATCTCGAATTCAAGATGGTGGACGACACTGCTGATATTGCCAAGGCCAAGCAGGGCATTCTTGCTCCCGGCCGTGAACTTTCCGTTCTGCTCAAGAAATTACCGAGCGGCGATTACGCCGAATCTGCCATCGTTCTGAAACGTGACGCGGTCCTGACCGGTGAATACGTGACCGATGCAAAGGTGCTTCTTGACAATTGGAACGCTCCGTACGTTTCTATTACATTTAATGCACGCGGTGGATCCATCTTCACCAACCTGACGACCGACAACGTGAACAAGCGTATGGCCATTGTTCTGGACGGCAAGGTGTATTCCGCACCAGTCATTCAGGAACGTATCTCTGGTGGACGCGCTTCCATCACCGGTCAGTTCAGCCGAGAAGAAGCCCGCGATCTCGCAGTCGTGCTTCGCGCCGGTTCACTGCCTGCTCCAGTCGAAATTCTGGAACAACGTAGCGTTGGCCCATCTTTGGGACAAGAATCCATCGACAACGGCATCATGTCCGCTTTCATCGGCATGGCAATGGTACTTGGCTTCATGGCTATTTACTACGGCTTTGCCGGACTGGTAGCGGACGTTGTGCTTTGCATTAATATCATGCTCATCATGGGTGGACTGGCAGCTTTCGGTGCCACGCTGACCCTACCGGGTATTGCCGGTATCATTCTGACAATCGGTATGGCTGTTGATGCAAACGTAATTATCTTCGAACGCATCCGCGAGGAACTGCGACGCGGCCTGTCCGCATCGCAGGCTGTAGCAGAAGGATATGGCAGGGCGACCCTGACCATTCTCGACGCTAACGTGACGACGGTCATTGCGGCAGTCATCCTCTATCAATTTGGTACCGGACCTGTTCGCGGCTTCGCCGTCACACTGACCTTGGGCATCATAACGTCCATGTTTACGGCAATCTTCGTGTCGCGCATCCTGTTCGACTTGTACTTAAAGAGCCGCTCCGATAGCGCCAAGCTGAGCATCTAA
- the secF gene encoding protein translocase subunit SecF codes for MGLQIIKPDTKIDFIGLRKIAFAISAVIILAGLGSLLIKGGPKYGIDFAGGMIVQVKIDKNTDVEMVKNAVSGVELPGLVVQTLGLDGDHEYLIRTSSSNITSEEVRNRVTSALSNNLDGAHFEIQRLEMVGPKVGADLRTKALEALFYAVLLIAVYISGRFEQRWTVAGVMAAALGFGVYGIGLLGVEMGWLIIAALIITVGLCWYLKLNYALGAVAALIHDVAITVGIFSILGKEFDLTIIAALLTIIGYSLNDTIIVFDRIRENNNARKGNTTFASIINTAVNQTLSRTIMTSVTTLLVVFCLFVLGGSVIHDFALALLIGVGVGTYSSIFVASPILLGFGPGAADLQEAEA; via the coding sequence ATGGGACTTCAAATAATCAAACCTGATACCAAAATAGACTTCATCGGACTCAGGAAGATCGCTTTCGCTATTTCAGCGGTTATCATCCTGGCCGGCCTTGGCTCCCTTCTCATCAAGGGTGGCCCGAAGTATGGCATCGACTTCGCAGGCGGCATGATCGTCCAGGTGAAGATCGACAAAAACACTGATGTAGAAATGGTCAAAAACGCCGTGAGTGGCGTTGAATTGCCCGGCCTCGTTGTTCAGACCCTCGGACTGGACGGCGACCATGAATACTTGATTCGTACATCGAGCTCTAATATCACCTCAGAAGAGGTGCGAAATAGGGTAACCAGTGCTTTATCAAACAATCTTGATGGCGCTCATTTCGAGATACAACGTCTCGAAATGGTCGGTCCAAAAGTGGGCGCGGATTTACGCACAAAAGCTCTTGAGGCTCTGTTCTACGCAGTTCTCCTTATTGCCGTGTACATCTCCGGTCGCTTTGAACAACGATGGACCGTTGCAGGCGTCATGGCTGCGGCTTTAGGCTTTGGCGTGTACGGCATAGGTCTGCTCGGTGTTGAAATGGGGTGGCTGATCATTGCAGCACTCATTATCACTGTAGGACTATGCTGGTATTTGAAACTTAATTACGCTCTAGGCGCAGTTGCAGCACTCATACACGACGTGGCTATTACAGTCGGCATCTTTTCCATTCTTGGTAAAGAATTCGATTTAACCATCATCGCAGCATTGTTGACCATCATCGGTTATTCGCTCAATGACACCATTATTGTCTTTGACCGTATCCGTGAGAACAATAATGCCCGCAAAGGCAACACCACGTTCGCCTCGATTATCAACACTGCTGTAAACCAGACCCTGTCGCGTACAATCATGACATCAGTAACAACCTTGTTGGTTGTCTTCTGCCTGTTCGTACTGGGCGGCAGCGTTATCCATGACTTTGCCTTGGCTCTGCTCATCGGCGTAGGTGTGGGTACCTATTCCTCCATCTTTGTCGCTAGCCCGATCCTGCTTGGATTCGGTCCCGGTGCCGCAGACTTGCAGGAAGCTGAAGCATAA